Proteins encoded together in one Riemerella anatipestifer window:
- a CDS encoding DNA modification methylase, whose product MSEILAPLEWYTVKRKVSDLIPCDFNPRSITDEEMLKLQESINRFNLVEIPAIDYDNVLLAGHQRIAALFILGRGEELIDVRIPNRKLTEEEFKEYMLRSNIHNGKFDWNKIEDFFQEIDLEGIGMDMGSYDEFLKQNAYLPPEAEGNFDATIHENYESCEGDIFELVSVDKGIKHRFMCGSSTESENWAKILGDEKINLLVTDPPYNVDYQGGTKDKLKIKNDKMSNDNFYRFLYDFFVNTYVFSDPGAPAYVFYSDSEAINFRKSMLDAGYKISSTLVWVKNSFVLGRLDYHMQHEPIIFCEETQSEEIETHRSLVYGWNAEAAHPWYSDRKQSSVLRFDKPLRNADHPTMKPLDLIGYLIKNSSKQKDIVADGFLGSGSTLIAAEQNWRSCRGFELDPRFSDVIVRRWVAYMRENNLAFEVYLNGNLLTENDLERWNKK is encoded by the coding sequence ATGAGTGAAATTTTAGCACCACTTGAGTGGTACACTGTAAAAAGAAAAGTCAGTGATCTTATTCCTTGTGATTTCAATCCTAGAAGCATTACTGATGAAGAAATGCTCAAGCTCCAAGAAAGTATAAATAGGTTTAACCTAGTAGAGATACCTGCTATTGATTATGATAATGTACTTTTAGCAGGGCACCAGCGTATAGCAGCCCTTTTTATACTTGGGCGTGGTGAAGAGCTTATTGATGTTAGGATTCCAAACCGAAAGCTGACAGAAGAGGAATTCAAAGAATATATGCTCCGTTCCAATATCCATAACGGAAAGTTTGATTGGAACAAAATAGAAGATTTTTTCCAAGAAATTGACTTAGAGGGCATAGGTATGGATATGGGCAGTTATGATGAATTTTTAAAGCAAAACGCCTATCTTCCTCCTGAAGCTGAAGGAAATTTTGATGCTACCATTCACGAGAACTACGAAAGTTGCGAAGGTGATATTTTTGAGTTGGTATCTGTAGATAAAGGAATTAAACACCGTTTCATGTGTGGTTCTTCTACCGAATCCGAAAATTGGGCAAAAATATTGGGTGATGAAAAAATAAATCTTCTCGTTACAGATCCACCTTATAATGTAGATTACCAAGGTGGTACAAAGGATAAGTTGAAAATTAAAAATGATAAAATGTCTAACGATAATTTTTACCGTTTTTTATACGACTTCTTTGTGAACACTTATGTGTTTTCAGATCCTGGAGCTCCAGCTTATGTATTTTATTCAGATTCAGAAGCTATCAATTTCAGAAAATCAATGTTAGATGCAGGATATAAAATATCCTCTACTTTAGTTTGGGTTAAAAATTCCTTTGTTTTGGGGCGTTTGGATTATCATATGCAGCACGAGCCTATTATTTTTTGTGAAGAAACCCAATCTGAAGAAATAGAAACCCACCGCTCTCTGGTATATGGTTGGAATGCCGAAGCTGCTCATCCATGGTATTCCGATAGGAAACAAAGTTCTGTTCTAAGGTTTGATAAACCTTTACGAAATGCGGACCACCCAACCATGAAGCCTTTGGACTTAATTGGTTACCTTATTAAGAATTCAAGCAAACAAAAAGACATTGTTGCAGATGGATTCCTTGGTTCTGGTTCTACTTTAATCGCTGCAGAACAAAACTGGAGAAGTTGTCGTGGTTTTGAGTTAGATCCAAGATTTTCTGATGTCATCGTAAGGCGTTGGGTAGCTTATATGCGTGAGAATAATTTGGCATTTGAAGTGTATTTGAATGGAAATCTATTAACCGAGAATGACTTAGAAAGGTGGAACAAAAAATAA